The following proteins are co-located in the Palaemon carinicauda isolate YSFRI2023 chromosome 30, ASM3689809v2, whole genome shotgun sequence genome:
- the LOC137623593 gene encoding tigger transposable element-derived protein 1-like, giving the protein MRAADEFLKKFGELISREGYIPEQVSNSDETGLFWEKMLRRTYITVEEKKLPGHEPMKDRLTFTFCANASGDFKIKPLLAQNNMKDRLSVFWRPNAKAWVTRTIFIEWMNICFGPAVQTFLEENYLPLKCLLPLDNNPAHLPGLKANIHLDFSIIKVLYLPPNITLLLQPMDQKVIANFKKLYTKHLFRRCFEVTKSTQLAPP; this is encoded by the coding sequence ATGAGAGCAGCAgacgaattcctcaagaagtttggggaattaatttccagagaaggctacattcctgaGCAAGTGTCTAACTCtgatgaaactgggcttttctgggaGAAAATGCTtcgtcgtacatatatcacagtagaagaaaagaaacttcctggccatgaaccgatgaaggacagacttaccttcacattttgtgcaaatgccagtggggacttcaaaattaagcccctactggcaCAAAATAACATGAAGGATAGGCTCTCAGTATTTTGGAGgcctaatgccaaggcctgggtcacgaggaccatatttattgagtggatgaacatctgcttcggtcctgctgtccagACATTTTTAGAAGAGAACTATCTTCCGCTGAAATGTCTCCTGCCACTGGACAATAACCCTGCTCACCTTCCTGGCCTCAAGGCCAACATACATCTGGACTTCTCCATCATCAAGGTTCTTTATCTGCCACCGAACATCACCcttctcctccagcctatggaccagaaagtgattgccaacttcaagaagctttacacgaagcatctgttcagaagatgcttcgaagtgaccaaaAGTACTCAACTCGCCCCCccttga